A single genomic interval of Maniola jurtina chromosome 23, ilManJurt1.1, whole genome shotgun sequence harbors:
- the LOC123877399 gene encoding zinc finger BED domain-containing protein 4-like, translating into MKPKSSCIWNYFIQVNSDSAKCKLCMKTYSRKGGTTTSLKSHLKSVHATEYEELIKLETEKKNTVSVQPSTSTPLQEAKKQITLKETLAKNTKWCTSNPKSMEIDKLISEMIALQDLPFNFVEGIGFRRLMQFIVPNYHLRGRHFFTENICGQLYETLAKQIKDLLTQIEKISFTTDIWTEPSSNVSLLSLTAHGINGDFRRLKVILKCHTFDGRHTGDLVLENIKTMLKEWGVVKEKIHCFVRDSGSNMIRAMKLGDIPDVSCTIHQLQLCVRTLLDCDEDIKALISKCKKISTHFNHSQIARTELHKIQKEQLNQECLSVIQECSTRWNSTFYMLQRMIRIQDSLCLYASKHNISQLSPEEWLQLKKIVTILQPFEEITRNMSDNNTSISSVIPLIHTLKYTLHTEGNKQDTNEKFKSIIKSTVDQLNSRFSDLQSNNFFAIATYLDPRYKTKFFNEVAKQNIETEIMSIFDAADTSKNEADNIVAPVEKRARMELPAETSHSSNVQSVLSNILLSSDEEDDNNTTLDKSPVFDKFVFVKNILNEFNKEKRISISDDPLLWWKVNGNTKFQPLQSIARQFLSCPPSSVASEQLFSGAGLIYDPLRNRLEGDKASKLLFVKYNTLLLESINTI; encoded by the exons ATGAAACCTAAATCAAGTTGTATTTGGAACTACTTCATTCAAGTTAATTCGGATTCGGCAAAGTGTAAACTGTGTATGAAGACGTATTCAAGAAAGGGAGGTACGACAACGTCTTTAAAAAGCCATTTGAAGTCTGTCCATGCCACTGAATATGAAGAATTAATAAAGTtagaaactgaaaaaaaaaatactgtaagtGTACAGCCTTCGACTTCGACGCCCCTTCAGGAGgctaaaaaacaaataactttgAAAGAAACTTTGGCGAAGAATACAAAATGGTGCACTTCTAATCCTAAATCTATGGAAATTGACAAATTGATTTCTGAAATGATTGCTTTGCAAGATCTACCCTTCAATTTTGTGGAAGGTATAGGATTTCGGCGACTTATGCAGTTCATCGTGCCGAATTATCACTTAAGGGGAAGACatttttttactgaaaatatttGTGGCCAATTATATGAAACATTAGCAAAACAAATTAAGGATTTGCTCACGCAAATTGAAAAGATCTCATTTACAACAGATATTTGGACCGAACCAAGTTCGAATGTGTCTTTATTGAGTCTGACAGCACATGGCATAAATGGAGATTTTAGAAGActcaaagttattttaaaatgccACACATTTGACGGAAGACATACAGGAGACCTagttttagaaaatattaaGACTATGTTAAAGGAATGGGGCGTCGTAAAAGAGAAAATTCACTGCTTTGTACGCGACTCTGGATCTAATATGATACGAGCAATGAAACTCGGCGACATACCTGATGTCAGTTGCACTATACACCAGTTGCAACTGTGTGTACGAACATTATTAGATTGTGATGAAGACATTAAAGCCTTAATAtcgaaatgcaaaaaaatttcGACGCATTTCAATCATTCCCAAATAGCCCGGACTGAACTGCACAAAATACAAAAGGAACAACTCAACCAAGAATGTTTGAGTGTAATACAGGAGTGTAGTACGCG GTGGAACAGTACATTTTATATGTTACAAAGAATGATTAGAATACAAGATTCTCTATGCCTGTACGCATCTAAGCACAACATCTCTCAATTGTCTCCTGAAGAATGGCTGCAGCTTAAAAAAATAGTGACTATACTTCAACCTTTTGAAGAAATTACCCGAAATATGAGTGACAATAACACAAGTATCTCATCAGTAATTCCACTTATACACACTCTTAAGTATACATTACACACTGAAGGCAATAAACAAGACacaaatgaaaaatttaaaagtataataaaaagtacCGTCGATCAATTAAATTCTAGATTTAGTGACCTTCAATCAAACAATTTCTTTGCAATAGCAACATATTTAGATCCtcgttataaaacaaaattttttaatGAAGTGGCTAAACAGAACATTGAAACAGAGATAATGTCAATATTTGATGCAGCAGATACTTCTAAAAACGAGGCTGATAATATTGTCGCTCCTGTAGAAAAACGGGCAAGAATGGAATTACCAGCAGAAACTAGCCATAGTAGTAATGTGCAATCAGTTTTGtcaaacatattattaagtagtgATGAAGAAGACGATAATAATACCACACTTGATAAAAGTCCAGTTTTTGATAAATTTGTCTTcgtaaaaaatatactaaatgaGTTCAATAAAGAAAAACGTATTAGTATTAGTGATGATCCGCTATTATGGTGGAAAGTTAATGGTAATACCAAATTCCAGCCCCTGCAATCAATTGCTCGTCAATTTTTGTCTTGTCCACCAAGCTCGGTAGCGAGCGAACAACTTTTTAGTGGCGCTGGCCTAATCTACGACCCCTTAAGAAACAGATTAGAGGGAGACAAAGCTTCAAAGCTTTTATTCGTCAAATATAATACGCTACTTTTAGAGTCAATTAatacgatttaa